The genomic interval AAGCCGCAGATGGAAGCCAGCCCCTGGTCGTCGCGCGAGCGCTGGTGCGAGGGCAGGGCAAGACCGAGGGCTTGCACGAGCGGGTCATCCTGGTCCCGGCAGCGTCTCGTGGCCTGTTTGCGCGCCCCGATGGGCGCGAGAAGCTCGGGGTGTTGTCGAAGGGACGCATCGAGGCCGCTCGGGCGCTGCGGCTGAAGGTGCTCAAGCCCGCAGTGTGCGCGCTCTTGCAGGGTGGCGCTGACGACCTCCGGCTCGACGACGATCGCGGGGACTGGCTGCTCGATGACCTGGACCGACTCATTGACCAGGACTTCTTCCCGAGGCTCTTCGCCGACGTCGAACGCGACGCAGACGATGCCGACGTGGGCTATCAGCAGTACCTGCGGACCATCGGTGAGGCGACGCTCGAGCGCGGGATCGAGAGCCTGCCTACTTCCGCGTCGCGACGTGAGCGCGCCATTGCGGCGGCGGAAGCCCGCTTTGCGGGCGGCATGCGGAAGAACTTCCCCCGGGCCTTCGAGGCCACGTCCACCCCATCCCATGGCGAGGAGACCCAGTCGTGACCGATACAACAGAAGTCCAAGAAGTAGTGCCGACGGTGCCTGAGGGCACTGAGGACAGTCCATTCAAGCGCTTCGCCGCCGCCGTCCGGGCGGTGTCTCGCGCGGTCGACGACGCGGAGGGCGGTCCGCTGACTCGAGGTGACGTCGCCTCTCTCCGGCGCGAAGATGGAGCGCGGTCGCCGGTGTTCTACAAACTTGCCAGCATGATGCTGCGCGACGTCCTGCCGCGTGGCGGCGAAGCGCAGCTCAGCGAGGCCGAGCGACGCTGGGCGCGGGTGGTCCACCTGCTCGCGCGGACGGCCGGACAACACGTCGTACGGGGGCCGAAGTTTGGGGCTGCGCTCGCAGACGCGGGCCTCGCGGAGGCGCGGTTCGTGCGGCTCTTGCGGGCCGAGGGTGACGCTATCGATCCTGCGTCTCGAGCGGCGATTGCCCCGCTCGTGCAGCAGGCGCTGAGCTTCGATGCGCTCGATCTGGCTGCGCTGATCGTCTCGGCGCCGCATCCCACGTTTCGATTCCATCTCGAAGACGGAGATGACGTCCGCCGCAGGGTCGCGCGCGACTTCTATCGCGTGCGGGCCACCCAGGACTAAGTCGTTCTCGTCCCCATCTCACTACGTTCGTTCTCAGACCGAAGGAAGCTCCATGTCATTTCTACAGATTCACACGCTCACGTCCTACCCCGCCTCGCTCCTCAATCGTGACGATGTCGGCTTCGCGAAGCGACTGCCGTTCGGCGGCGCGACGCGGACCCGCATCTCCTCCCAGTGCCTGAAGCGGCACTGGCGCACGTTCGACGGGGAAGGATCCATCGACTCCATCGAGATCGGAGGCACCATCGTCCCGATGGCCGTGCGCTCGCGGCGTTCGTTCGAGCGGCACGTGTACCAACCGCTCGTCGATGGGGGGGTCGCACAGGATGTCGCTGAAGCGGTGACCGACCGGCTGATGGCCGCCGTGCTGGGGGAGAGCGCCAAGGCGAAGAAGGCGAAGACTGAGAAGAAGGGCAAGAAGCAGGACGACGCCGATGCGGAGCGTGATGCCATTCAGACTGGTCAGGTGACGGTACTGGGCAAGCCCGAACTCGACTTCATGCTCACGCTCGGAAAGGAGATCGCGGCGCAGGCGAAGGACGAGGCCTCCGTTGAGAAGGCCACCAAGGCCG from Sandaracinaceae bacterium carries:
- a CDS encoding type I-E CRISPR-associated protein Cse2/CasB, which translates into the protein MPTVPEGTEDSPFKRFAAAVRAVSRAVDDAEGGPLTRGDVASLRREDGARSPVFYKLASMMLRDVLPRGGEAQLSEAERRWARVVHLLARTAGQHVVRGPKFGAALADAGLAEARFVRLLRAEGDAIDPASRAAIAPLVQQALSFDALDLAALIVSAPHPTFRFHLEDGDDVRRRVARDFYRVRATQD